The genomic window CCCCGCGCTCGGCCTTGCCGGCGGCGAGCGCGATCGCGCGCCGGAGTCCGCCGGTCGGCGGCTCGGCGAGGTGATGCACGGGCACCCGGGAGTGCGGCGATCCCTCGTCGGCATCCGCCGCGGCCCGGGCGTCGCCGACGACGGTGAGCCCGCGCACGGATGCGGCGGCGCGCACGGCGGCGAGCACGTCGGCCGCGAAGCCCCTGGCGAGCGCCGCCCGCGCTTCGGGCGGGTAGGCGGCGGCGAGCCGCGTCTTCGCGAGCTCGAAGCGCTTGACGGGCACGATCACGTGCCAGGTGCCGGCCGGTTCGGCGGCCGTCGGGGCGGCTGCGGGCCCTCCGTTGCGGGCGTCGAGCCTTGGCGAGCGGACGAGCGGCGGCCGGGTCTCGAGCGGCATCGGCACCTCCTGCGGCATCGGGCCGCCGTCGGTCGGCGACCTGATCCCACAGTATTGGATACTGGATCCAATCTACAACCACAAGCGTCGACCGGGATTCGCGTATGCCCGCGCGAACCGATCGGAACGAAGGGCTTCAGTCCTCGGCGTCGGCCGAGCGTCGCCTCGTCCGTCGCGCCGGCTGCTCGGCGGGCTGGTCGGCCGCGAGCAACTCGAGCACCGCGTCGCGCACGCTCGTCAGGTGCTCCCCGAGCACGGCTGCGGCGGCATCGGCGTCTCCCGACTCCACGGCGGCGACGAGCGCCTCGTGCGAGTGCGAGTGCCCGTCGCCGCCGACGAGCCGCCAACCGAGCACGTAGCGCCCGACCTTCAGGCGAAGCTGCTCGATCATCTCCCAGAGCACCGGGCGGCGCTCGGCGTCGTACAGCTCGGCGTAGAAGAGCGTGCGGGCATCGACGAATCCGGCGCCCTCCTGCTCCTCGTCGGCGGCCTGGCCGAGCTCGTGGAGGCGGGCCATGCGC from Agromyces sp. LHK192 includes these protein-coding regions:
- the cofC gene encoding 2-phospho-L-lactate guanylyltransferase, with product MPLETRPPLVRSPRLDARNGGPAAAPTAAEPAGTWHVIVPVKRFELAKTRLAAAYPPEARAALARGFAADVLAAVRAAASVRGLTVVGDARAAADADEGSPHSRVPVHHLAEPPTGGLRRAIALAAGKAERGGADRIAVLLADLPALRAAALDGVLAAAAAHDRSFVADANGTGTTFAAATVPGVEWCFGPDSAARHRRNGFVELAAPMRFRRDVDGAVDLAEAARLGIGPGTLRARAAALAAIADAQHRPASA